The following are from one region of the Cyanobium gracile PCC 6307 genome:
- a CDS encoding mechanosensitive ion channel family protein — MALLQIWIGALAATAGLLVLARLCRHRALPAVPLRLPLLAIGAWALLRSLPLQGLPPAYRVWLLLTDDLLLTYAAILVALWAVLQVPAHLGLWRPPPQLLLQLLTVGSGALATVVLVRQSARLDLVGLVTTSAVLTAVIGLAAQESLKDLFAGLELQLGDEFAEGDFLELDEGVRGVVVQVNWRDTMLRNMDGQLVVVPNSLVTERVLRNLGRSGAVSNRFTVGLDYDLPPAQARALLEKVVLQHPRVLREPAPRIRVKEFQDSAIAYELQVWQREMGDGAIGDLRSDLLEQIWYALARDGQSIPFPVRELQPRRSRDRPQRAARPSPQLCCQTLASVGLFTDLSAEQLETLVEGSHLVAYGPGEAVVQEGAEGRSMFHVLRGAVEILKELEPGHTVAVRQLGPGEVFGEMTLFLDAPRSATVRATEECLLLEVDRDSIKGLLDENPDLLERFAAMVQDRQAELRNLDREQHSERSNALLDTMKRLFYAFKGS, encoded by the coding sequence TTGGCCCTGCTGCAGATCTGGATCGGCGCCCTGGCCGCCACGGCCGGGCTGCTGGTGCTGGCCCGTCTCTGCCGCCACCGGGCCCTTCCGGCGGTGCCGCTGCGGCTGCCGCTGCTGGCCATCGGCGCCTGGGCCCTGCTGCGTTCGCTGCCGCTGCAGGGGCTGCCGCCGGCCTACCGGGTGTGGCTGCTGCTCACCGACGACCTGCTGCTCACCTACGCCGCCATCCTGGTGGCCCTGTGGGCGGTCCTGCAGGTGCCCGCCCACCTGGGGCTGTGGCGCCCGCCGCCGCAGCTGCTGCTGCAGTTGCTCACCGTCGGCAGCGGTGCCCTGGCCACGGTGGTGCTGGTGCGCCAGTCGGCGCGGCTGGATCTGGTGGGTCTGGTGACCACCTCCGCCGTGCTCACCGCCGTGATCGGCCTGGCCGCCCAGGAGTCCCTCAAGGACCTGTTCGCGGGCCTGGAGCTGCAGTTGGGGGACGAGTTCGCCGAGGGGGACTTCCTGGAGCTGGACGAGGGCGTACGCGGCGTGGTGGTGCAGGTGAACTGGCGGGACACCATGCTCCGCAACATGGACGGCCAACTGGTGGTCGTCCCCAACAGCCTCGTCACCGAGCGGGTGCTGCGCAACCTGGGCCGCTCCGGGGCCGTCAGCAACCGCTTCACGGTCGGCCTCGACTACGACCTGCCGCCCGCCCAGGCCAGGGCCCTGCTGGAGAAGGTGGTGCTGCAGCATCCCCGGGTGCTGCGGGAGCCCGCCCCCCGCATCCGCGTCAAGGAGTTTCAGGACAGCGCCATCGCCTACGAGCTGCAGGTGTGGCAGCGGGAGATGGGGGACGGCGCCATCGGCGACCTGCGCAGCGACCTGCTCGAGCAGATCTGGTACGCCCTGGCCCGGGACGGCCAGAGCATCCCCTTCCCGGTGCGGGAGCTGCAACCCCGCCGCTCCCGGGACCGGCCCCAGCGGGCCGCCCGGCCCTCCCCCCAGCTGTGCTGCCAGACCCTGGCCAGCGTGGGCCTCTTCACCGACCTGAGCGCCGAGCAGCTGGAGACCCTGGTGGAGGGCAGCCACCTGGTGGCCTACGGCCCCGGCGAGGCGGTGGTGCAGGAGGGGGCCGAGGGACGCTCCATGTTCCATGTGCTGCGGGGCGCCGTGGAGATCCTCAAGGAACTGGAGCCGGGCCACACCGTGGCCGTGCGCCAGCTGGGGCCGGGCGAGGTGTTCGGCGAGATGACCCTGTTCCTCGACGCCCCCCGCAGCGCCACGGTGCGGGCCACCGAGGAATGCCTGCTGCTGGAGGTGGACCGGGACAGCATCAAGGGCCTGCTGGACGAGAATCCGGACCTGCTGGAGCGCTTCGCCGCCATGGTCCAGGACCGGCAGGCGGAGCTGCGGAACCTCGACCGCGAGCAGCACTCGGAACGCTCCAACGCGCTGCTGGACACGATGAAGCGGCTCTTCTACGCCTTCAAGGGCAGCTGA
- a CDS encoding SIMPL domain-containing protein — protein sequence MRPIVLRPLAALLGLTAFGAWPGAAVAQVQLRCDGTLLEARGSAEQERPTRRLSFSLALEAEAPTADAALQGLQERLAAVRRALQQLQVEELRVTSPTTWQREADRRRPAAVTASLQVSGRLAPERLQPLIREVGALSGVRLAPVGTEADRAQDAAVRRQLLRAAYQDALTQARDVAAAVGLSRLAPLEVQLEGNEFRPVMMRAAAADAAPPFDPAELAQPKDRLGLMVRFCAR from the coding sequence ATGCGCCCGATCGTCCTGCGTCCCCTCGCTGCCCTGCTGGGCCTGACGGCATTCGGTGCCTGGCCGGGCGCTGCGGTCGCCCAGGTGCAGCTGCGCTGCGACGGCACCCTGCTGGAGGCCAGGGGCAGCGCCGAACAGGAACGGCCCACCCGCCGGCTGTCCTTCTCCCTGGCGCTGGAGGCGGAGGCACCCACGGCCGACGCCGCCCTCCAGGGCCTGCAGGAGCGGCTGGCGGCGGTGCGCCGGGCCCTGCAGCAGCTGCAGGTGGAGGAGCTGCGGGTCACCTCACCGACCACCTGGCAGCGCGAGGCCGATCGCCGCCGGCCGGCGGCGGTGACGGCCAGCCTGCAGGTGAGTGGCCGGCTGGCTCCGGAGCGGCTGCAGCCCCTGATCCGGGAGGTGGGGGCCCTGAGCGGGGTGCGGCTGGCGCCGGTGGGCACCGAAGCCGATCGCGCCCAGGACGCGGCGGTGCGGCGCCAGCTGCTGCGGGCGGCCTACCAGGATGCCCTCACCCAGGCCCGCGACGTGGCCGCGGCGGTGGGCCTCAGCCGGCTGGCCCCCCTGGAGGTGCAGCTGGAGGGCAACGAGTTCCGGCCGGTGATGATGCGGGCGGCTGCGGCCGACGCCGCCCCACCCTTCGATCCGGCCGAACTGGCCCAGCCGAAGGACCGCCTGGGGCTGATGGTGCGGTTCTGCGCCCGCTGA
- a CDS encoding FecR protein: MRRRHLPSLSMVPILVLLVGPALGPLPVRASESAVVQEILDGNELFIDDKTAKVKQKAVAPQKVSTQNSRGQIRFDSGAAGRLNRFALLKLGQGCFLIEKGQILVSGKQSGCTRSARLSVRGTNYLLDVNESGEAEISVLEGSVEVEPLADGEPTGQPATTVEAGQKLRLSPAGVVLAILGLSVSDYNSILGGPLFQGFRVPLPAYGSLESYIRSRVPGVNLPVPISPPSLPFGLPRFF; the protein is encoded by the coding sequence ATGCGCCGCCGCCACCTGCCGAGCCTCTCGATGGTGCCGATCCTGGTGCTCCTGGTCGGTCCCGCCCTCGGCCCCCTGCCCGTGCGGGCCTCCGAGAGCGCGGTGGTGCAGGAGATCCTTGATGGCAACGAGCTCTTCATCGACGACAAGACGGCCAAGGTGAAGCAGAAGGCCGTCGCCCCCCAGAAGGTCAGCACCCAGAACAGCCGCGGCCAGATCCGCTTCGACAGCGGCGCTGCCGGCCGCCTCAACCGTTTTGCTTTGCTCAAGCTGGGCCAGGGCTGCTTCCTGATCGAAAAGGGCCAGATCCTGGTGTCGGGCAAGCAGAGCGGCTGCACCCGTTCCGCCCGCCTCAGCGTGCGGGGCACCAATTACCTCCTCGACGTCAACGAGTCGGGGGAGGCGGAGATCTCCGTGCTGGAGGGGTCGGTGGAGGTGGAGCCGCTGGCCGACGGGGAGCCCACCGGCCAACCGGCCACCACCGTGGAGGCGGGGCAGAAGCTGCGGCTCTCGCCCGCCGGGGTGGTCCTGGCGATCCTGGGGCTGAGCGTCAGCGACTACAACAGCATCCTGGGCGGCCCCCTGTTCCAGGGGTTCCGGGTGCCGCTGCCGGCCTACGGCTCCCTGGAGAGCTACATCCGCTCCCGGGTGCCGGGGGTGAACCTGCCGGTGCCGATCAGTCCGCCGTCGCTGCCCTTCGGTCTGCCGCGCTTCTTCTGA
- a CDS encoding adenylate/guanylate cyclase domain-containing protein → MPRRRTFRVLVVAVLAWVGVSAGWPGPRMRVWERGVEQQLLLLRGPRQPPPQVVLVTVDDATLQQGDWFEEEGRIPEWAKGVGSLPWPRATYGMVAEKLLQAGARAVAMNVVFEGPSGKGPADDDALELRLRRYPGRVALAAEMLESNDSQGAGALTFVRPERFLEAIGGTGALGLTNILAGISSEPSRHPEAYASGVLPARGAEGHSALSSTLLRLGGQRSRQDDRASALNFYGPEGSFRRLPAWEVLDPARWKTHPLRKDVKGALVLLGPVVAQGTDGYPTPFGTLSGLEVLATATANSLQGDGLQPWPRSAPGRALLALLPLLLVLAAARRWSDLRWRLALVVLVLVLQGGLVVVALQQAHRWLPLLAPSSGLVLLGLLYGGDAYLREGQERRRLRRTFERYVAPGVVAEILSDPESAQGILRGRLLEVTVLMTDIKGFTVLTKQRSGEGQSELHVRQLNEYLGAMVEVVMAHGGTVDKFIGDAVMAVFGSPVSRGVAQEASQAVRCALAMRAALAGLNEDWARRGIATLDNGIGLASGQVMVGQIGSPKRMEFTVIGDTVNLSARLESATRQVDAAVVCDAQTASLIAADPGLSSRSLGPQAVKSLGEVEIFTVALADQASREGQASR, encoded by the coding sequence ATGCCGCGACGCCGCACCTTCCGCGTCCTGGTGGTGGCCGTGCTGGCCTGGGTGGGGGTCAGCGCCGGCTGGCCGGGACCCCGGATGCGGGTGTGGGAGCGGGGCGTGGAGCAGCAGTTGCTGCTGCTGCGGGGACCGCGCCAACCGCCGCCGCAGGTGGTGCTGGTCACCGTCGATGACGCCACCCTGCAGCAGGGGGACTGGTTCGAGGAGGAGGGCCGGATCCCGGAATGGGCGAAGGGTGTCGGCAGCCTGCCCTGGCCCCGGGCCACCTACGGGATGGTGGCGGAGAAGCTGCTGCAGGCCGGTGCCAGGGCCGTGGCCATGAATGTGGTCTTCGAGGGGCCCAGCGGCAAGGGGCCCGCCGATGACGATGCCCTGGAGCTGCGGCTGCGGCGCTACCCCGGCCGGGTCGCCCTGGCGGCCGAGATGCTCGAATCCAACGACTCCCAGGGAGCCGGAGCCCTCACGTTCGTGCGGCCGGAGCGCTTTCTGGAGGCCATCGGCGGCACCGGGGCCCTGGGGCTCACCAACATCCTCGCCGGCATCTCCAGTGAGCCCAGCCGCCACCCGGAGGCCTATGCCAGCGGCGTGCTCCCCGCCCGCGGCGCCGAGGGCCACAGCGCCCTCTCCTCCACCCTGCTGCGGCTGGGGGGCCAGCGCAGCCGCCAGGACGACCGGGCCAGCGCGCTTAACTTCTATGGCCCGGAGGGCAGCTTCCGGCGCCTGCCGGCCTGGGAGGTGCTCGACCCCGCGCGCTGGAAGACCCATCCCCTGCGCAAGGACGTGAAGGGGGCCCTGGTGCTGCTCGGCCCGGTGGTCGCCCAGGGGACCGATGGCTACCCCACCCCCTTCGGCACCCTGTCGGGACTGGAGGTGCTGGCCACCGCCACCGCCAACTCGCTGCAGGGGGACGGGCTGCAGCCCTGGCCCCGCAGTGCGCCGGGACGGGCCCTGCTGGCTCTGCTGCCGCTGCTGCTCGTGCTGGCGGCGGCCCGCCGCTGGAGCGACCTGCGCTGGCGGCTCGCCCTGGTGGTTCTGGTGCTGGTCCTCCAGGGGGGCCTTGTCGTCGTGGCGCTGCAGCAGGCCCACCGCTGGCTGCCGCTGCTGGCGCCCTCCTCGGGCCTGGTCCTGCTGGGCCTGCTCTACGGCGGAGACGCCTACCTGCGGGAGGGGCAGGAGCGGCGGCGGCTGCGCCGCACCTTCGAGCGCTACGTGGCGCCCGGGGTGGTGGCGGAGATCCTCTCCGACCCGGAATCGGCCCAGGGCATCCTGCGGGGCCGCCTGCTGGAGGTGACCGTGCTGATGACCGACATCAAGGGCTTCACGGTGCTCACCAAGCAACGCAGTGGCGAAGGCCAGAGCGAGCTGCACGTGCGCCAGCTCAACGAGTACCTCGGCGCCATGGTGGAGGTGGTGATGGCCCATGGCGGCACCGTCGACAAGTTCATCGGCGATGCGGTGATGGCGGTCTTCGGCTCACCGGTGAGCCGGGGGGTGGCCCAGGAGGCCAGCCAGGCGGTGCGCTGCGCCCTGGCCATGCGGGCGGCCCTGGCGGGCCTCAACGAGGACTGGGCGCGTCGGGGCATCGCCACCCTCGACAACGGCATCGGCCTGGCCAGCGGCCAGGTGATGGTGGGCCAGATCGGCAGCCCCAAACGGATGGAGTTCACCGTCATCGGCGACACGGTGAACCTGTCGGCCCGGCTCGAATCGGCCACCCGCCAGGTGGATGCGGCGGTGGTGTGTGACGCCCAGACCGCCAGCCTGATCGCGGCCGACCCCGGCCTCTCGAGCCGCTCCCTGGGCCCCCAGGCGGTGAAGAGCCTCGGGGAGGTGGAGATCTTCACCGTGGCGCTCGCGGATCAGGCCTCCAGGGAAGGTCAGGCTTCGAGGTAA
- the speA gene encoding biosynthetic arginine decarboxylase has protein sequence MVLADPSSPPGAPAAPAGRSDAWSAADGAALYGLDRWGDPYFGVGARGQVIVQPRGDRGGSLDLVELVRELQGRDLSLPLLIRFDDILEDRLERLHGAFERAIAQYGYEGRYQGVFPVKCNQQRHVVEQLVESGRRWHFGLEAGSKAELLIALSLLDDPDALLICNGYKDRRYIETAILARRLGRQPVVVIEQADELERIIAASSALGGAPFIGIRAKLSARSTGRWGSSVGERAKFGLSIPDVLTTVERLREAGLLDDLRLLHFHIGSQINDIAVLKDALQEAGQIYAELTRLGAPMGFLDVGGGLGIDYDGSRTATAASTNYSLQNYANDVVATVRECCEPHGIRPPTLVSESGRALASHFSVLVFDVLGAGGHSESVPPAADDEALILRNLRDTHALITAIAAEGGLEGDDAGDRAVVERLQEAWNDALKFKEDALTAFRLGYLSLPERATAERLTWASCQAIARQLEGLPTGTVIPQELQALPAALAGTYYANLSVFRSAPDTWAIDQLFPVLPIHRLDERPTRLGSFADLTCDSDGKIARFIDRGQVKPLLELHGLRPGEPYWIGLFLGGAYQEVMGNLHNLFGSTNAVHIRLAAGGGYRVDHVVRGNTNAEVLEAMEHDPDLLLERLRLASEQAIGRGDLAISDARRLMAHLRASLEQTTYLEA, from the coding sequence ATGGTGCTCGCCGACCCGTCCAGCCCGCCGGGCGCGCCCGCCGCACCTGCCGGGCGATCCGACGCCTGGAGCGCCGCCGACGGGGCGGCCCTCTACGGGCTCGACCGCTGGGGAGATCCCTACTTCGGGGTGGGCGCCCGGGGCCAGGTGATCGTGCAGCCCCGCGGCGACCGCGGCGGCTCCCTCGATCTGGTGGAGCTGGTGCGGGAGCTGCAGGGGCGCGACCTGTCCCTGCCGCTGCTGATCCGCTTCGACGACATCCTCGAGGACCGGCTCGAGCGGCTCCACGGCGCCTTCGAGCGGGCCATCGCCCAGTACGGCTACGAGGGCCGCTACCAGGGGGTGTTCCCGGTCAAGTGCAACCAGCAGCGCCACGTGGTGGAGCAGCTGGTGGAGAGCGGCCGCCGCTGGCACTTCGGGCTGGAGGCGGGCAGCAAGGCCGAGCTGCTGATCGCCCTCTCCCTGCTCGACGATCCCGACGCCCTGCTGATCTGCAACGGCTACAAGGACCGGCGCTACATCGAGACGGCGATCCTGGCCCGGCGCCTGGGCCGCCAGCCGGTGGTGGTGATCGAGCAGGCCGATGAGCTGGAGCGGATCATCGCCGCCAGCAGCGCCCTGGGCGGGGCCCCGTTCATCGGCATCCGCGCCAAGCTCTCGGCCCGCAGCACCGGCCGCTGGGGCAGCTCGGTGGGGGAACGGGCCAAGTTCGGCCTCTCGATCCCCGACGTGCTCACCACCGTGGAGCGCCTGCGGGAGGCGGGCCTGCTCGACGACCTGCGGCTGCTGCACTTCCACATCGGCAGCCAGATCAACGACATCGCCGTCCTCAAGGACGCCCTGCAGGAGGCGGGCCAGATCTATGCCGAGCTCACCCGGCTGGGGGCCCCGATGGGCTTCCTCGATGTGGGCGGCGGCCTGGGCATCGACTACGACGGCAGCCGGACCGCCACTGCCGCCTCCACCAACTACTCGCTGCAGAACTACGCCAACGACGTCGTCGCCACCGTGCGGGAGTGCTGCGAACCCCACGGCATCCGCCCCCCGACGCTGGTGAGCGAGAGCGGCCGGGCGCTGGCCAGCCACTTCAGCGTGCTCGTCTTCGACGTGCTCGGGGCCGGCGGCCACAGCGAATCGGTGCCTCCGGCGGCCGACGACGAGGCCCTGATCCTGCGCAACCTGCGCGACACCCACGCCCTGATCACGGCCATCGCCGCTGAGGGGGGCCTCGAAGGCGACGACGCCGGCGATCGGGCGGTGGTGGAACGGCTGCAGGAGGCCTGGAACGATGCCCTCAAGTTCAAGGAGGACGCCCTCACCGCCTTCCGGCTGGGCTACCTGAGCCTGCCGGAGAGGGCCACGGCCGAGCGCCTCACCTGGGCGAGCTGCCAGGCGATCGCCCGCCAGCTCGAAGGCCTGCCCACCGGCACCGTGATCCCCCAGGAGCTGCAGGCCCTGCCGGCGGCGCTGGCCGGCACGTACTACGCCAACCTCTCGGTTTTCCGCTCGGCGCCGGACACCTGGGCGATCGACCAGTTGTTCCCGGTGCTGCCGATCCACCGGCTCGACGAGCGCCCCACCCGGCTGGGCAGCTTCGCCGACCTCACCTGCGATTCCGACGGCAAGATCGCCCGCTTCATCGACCGGGGCCAGGTCAAGCCGCTGCTGGAACTGCACGGCCTGCGGCCCGGTGAGCCCTACTGGATCGGGCTGTTCCTCGGCGGGGCCTACCAGGAGGTGATGGGCAACCTCCACAACCTGTTCGGCAGCACCAACGCGGTGCACATCCGGCTGGCGGCCGGCGGCGGCTATCGGGTCGACCACGTGGTGCGGGGCAACACCAACGCCGAGGTGCTCGAGGCGATGGAGCACGATCCCGACCTGCTGCTGGAGCGGCTGCGGCTGGCCAGCGAGCAGGCGATCGGCCGGGGCGACCTGGCCATCAGCGACGCCCGCCGCCTCATGGCCCACCTGCGGGCCAGCCTGGAGCAGACGACTTACCTCGAAGCCTGA
- the ndk gene encoding nucleoside-diphosphate kinase, with translation MATERTFLAIKPDGVQRGLVGEILGRFETKGFKLVGLKQLVPSRELAESHYGVHRERPFFAGLVEFITSGPVVAMVWEGDGVIAAARKLIGATKPLEAEPGTIRGDLAVNIGRNVIHGSDAPETAEFEIGLWFQPSELCDWTPADQVWRVEP, from the coding sequence ATGGCCACCGAACGCACCTTCCTCGCCATCAAGCCCGATGGGGTGCAGCGGGGCCTGGTGGGCGAGATCCTCGGCCGCTTCGAAACCAAGGGCTTCAAGCTGGTGGGCCTCAAGCAGTTGGTGCCCAGCCGGGAGCTGGCCGAGAGCCATTACGGCGTGCACCGGGAGCGCCCCTTCTTCGCCGGCCTGGTGGAGTTCATCACCAGCGGTCCGGTGGTGGCCATGGTGTGGGAAGGGGACGGCGTGATCGCCGCCGCCCGCAAGCTGATCGGCGCCACCAAGCCCCTGGAGGCCGAGCCCGGCACCATCCGCGGCGACCTGGCGGTGAACATCGGCCGCAACGTCATCCACGGCTCCGATGCACCGGAAACCGCCGAGTTCGAGATCGGCCTCTGGTTCCAGCCCTCCGAACTGTGCGACTGGACCCCGGCCGACCAGGTGTGGCGGGTCGAACCCTGA
- a CDS encoding FecR family protein, protein MVLRRSLRPPRPLKQAAAAVLVAGLVVGLPAAGPLAGATAAPRVPRVVDVPSRPAYVMPPAAPERPALVGQVLQPSTVLRTENPGRLQILLADGRSFRLGGNALLRIEPTLLDLVRGRIIAWIAPGAKRPTPLRIKTRVGTASIQGTTVFIEDTADSVLFLSWEGEVEVRADDGSVYRLSSGQRLEATPEGWKGPRRIDATEARLRRRNSELLNGFGAPMETLPVLERELGLTP, encoded by the coding sequence ATGGTGCTGCGCAGGAGCCTCCGGCCTCCCAGGCCGCTGAAGCAGGCGGCCGCCGCCGTGCTGGTCGCCGGCCTGGTGGTTGGTCTGCCCGCCGCCGGCCCCCTTGCCGGCGCCACGGCGGCCCCCCGGGTGCCCCGGGTGGTGGATGTTCCCTCCCGGCCGGCCTATGTGATGCCGCCGGCGGCGCCGGAGCGGCCGGCCCTGGTGGGCCAGGTGCTGCAGCCGTCCACCGTGCTGCGCACCGAGAATCCCGGCCGGCTGCAGATCCTGCTGGCCGATGGCCGCAGCTTCCGGCTCGGGGGCAACGCCCTGCTGCGGATCGAGCCGACCCTGCTTGATCTGGTGCGCGGCCGGATCATCGCCTGGATCGCTCCAGGGGCGAAGCGTCCCACCCCCCTGCGGATCAAGACCCGGGTGGGGACGGCCTCCATCCAGGGCACCACGGTCTTCATCGAGGACACCGCCGATTCCGTGCTGTTCCTGAGCTGGGAGGGGGAGGTGGAGGTGCGCGCCGATGACGGCAGCGTCTACCGGCTGAGCAGCGGCCAGCGCCTGGAGGCCACCCCCGAAGGCTGGAAGGGCCCGCGCCGGATCGACGCCACCGAGGCGCGGCTGCGACGGCGCAACAGCGAGCTGCTGAACGGCTTCGGGGCGCCGATGGAGACCCTGCCGGTGCTCGAGCGCGAACTCGGACTCACCCCCTGA
- a CDS encoding adenylate/guanylate cyclase domain-containing protein — MPPWPGLGRRLWWLALAAPLLAGLDRAPLTPLGQGPRLLDDQLGQTFFQLRGARPAPADPVILAIDADSLELGDLLAPGERQASSLWRQMGPWPWPRALQARLAAHVLEQGAARVLFNIEYSQPSRFGPADDRAFATTLAPWRQRVHLAAVYGVQEEGGLVQSRLRLPIHAMGAPGLTTLLQSPRGVVEAVPGQDWIEARLGDFPPPLPRPMAFLVRPAPPPPAPMGLDFPGPAGTMPRVPAWKLLEAPPSTWRGRTVLIGVTAPGLGDLQETPFGPMAGTEIQAVAVANVLQGRGLGRLPLAGDGLLLLGWGALAGLLLRRPASAGGTLQLALALAGGVLLAGWAVWALALLRLPLAALLLAPVAGGGVRAVGQGLAESRERAYLHQVLSRRVSPTLLRDILRSPGPLWNQAVGSRARCAVLFSDLVGFTPLSAVLEPAELFALLNRYFEAMAAAVLEQEGLLDKFIGDAVMAEFGVPRSRGDAEEARAAVRAALAMQERLEALNVELAAAGTPPLRHGIGLHFGEVIAGNLGSSQRLEFTVVGASVNVASRLEGLTRLFPEHPILISGDLLALLPEELEVLPLGSHRIKGWPVPLEVYALKGLRPVGAGPG, encoded by the coding sequence ATGCCCCCCTGGCCCGGGTTGGGGCGCCGGCTCTGGTGGCTGGCCCTGGCCGCCCCCCTGCTGGCGGGCCTCGACCGGGCGCCCCTCACCCCCCTGGGCCAGGGTCCGCGGCTGCTCGACGACCAGCTCGGCCAGACCTTCTTCCAGCTGCGGGGGGCCCGCCCCGCCCCGGCCGACCCGGTGATCCTGGCCATCGACGCCGACTCCCTGGAGCTGGGGGACCTGCTGGCCCCCGGGGAACGCCAGGCGTCGTCCCTGTGGCGCCAGATGGGGCCCTGGCCCTGGCCCCGGGCCCTGCAGGCCCGGCTGGCGGCCCATGTGCTGGAGCAGGGGGCGGCCCGGGTGCTGTTCAACATCGAGTACAGCCAGCCCAGCCGCTTCGGCCCCGCCGACGACCGGGCCTTCGCCACCACCCTGGCCCCCTGGCGCCAGCGCGTGCACCTGGCGGCGGTGTACGGCGTACAGGAGGAGGGGGGGCTGGTGCAGAGCCGGCTGCGGCTGCCCATCCACGCCATGGGTGCCCCCGGCCTCACCACCCTGCTCCAGTCGCCGCGGGGGGTGGTGGAGGCGGTGCCGGGGCAGGACTGGATCGAGGCGCGGCTGGGCGATTTCCCGCCGCCCCTGCCCCGGCCGATGGCCTTCCTGGTGCGCCCGGCGCCGCCGCCGCCGGCGCCGATGGGGCTCGACTTTCCCGGTCCCGCCGGCACCATGCCCCGCGTGCCGGCCTGGAAGCTGCTGGAGGCACCGCCGTCCACCTGGCGGGGGCGCACGGTGCTGATCGGCGTCACGGCCCCGGGCCTGGGGGATCTGCAGGAGACGCCCTTCGGCCCTATGGCCGGCACCGAGATCCAGGCGGTGGCCGTCGCCAACGTGCTCCAGGGCCGGGGGCTGGGGCGGCTGCCCCTGGCGGGGGACGGGCTGCTGCTGCTGGGCTGGGGCGCCCTGGCGGGGCTGCTGCTGCGGCGTCCCGCCAGTGCCGGCGGCACCCTGCAGCTGGCGCTGGCCCTGGCCGGCGGGGTCCTGCTCGCCGGCTGGGCGGTGTGGGCCCTGGCCCTCCTGCGCCTGCCCCTGGCCGCCCTGCTGCTGGCCCCCGTGGCCGGGGGCGGGGTGCGGGCCGTGGGCCAGGGGCTGGCGGAGAGCCGGGAGCGGGCCTACCTGCACCAGGTGCTGAGCCGGCGCGTCTCCCCCACCCTGCTGCGCGACATCCTGCGCAGCCCCGGGCCGCTGTGGAACCAGGCGGTGGGCAGCCGGGCCCGCTGCGCTGTGTTGTTCAGCGACCTGGTGGGGTTCACGCCCCTGAGTGCGGTGCTGGAGCCCGCCGAGCTGTTCGCCCTGCTCAACCGCTACTTCGAGGCCATGGCCGCGGCGGTGCTGGAGCAGGAGGGCCTGCTCGACAAGTTCATCGGTGATGCGGTGATGGCGGAGTTCGGGGTGCCCCGCAGCCGGGGGGATGCCGAGGAGGCCCGGGCCGCGGTGCGGGCCGCCCTGGCCATGCAGGAGCGGCTGGAGGCGCTCAACGTCGAGCTGGCCGCGGCGGGTACCCCGCCGCTGCGGCATGGGATCGGGCTCCATTTCGGCGAGGTGATCGCCGGCAACCTGGGCTCCTCCCAGCGCCTGGAGTTCACCGTCGTGGGGGCCAGCGTCAACGTGGCCAGCCGCCTGGAGGGGCTGACGCGCCTGTTCCCCGAGCACCCGATCCTGATCAGCGGCGACCTGCTGGCGCTGCTGCCGGAGGAGCTGGAGGTGCTGCCGCTGGGGAGCCACCGGATCAAGGGCTGGCCCGTGCCCCTGGAGGTGTATGCCCTCAAGGGGCTGCGGCCGGTGGGGGCCGGTCCGGGCTAG